In Alphaproteobacteria bacterium, a single window of DNA contains:
- a CDS encoding type II toxin-antitoxin system RelE/ParE family toxin, with protein MASAYIHSFPVGNYTIFYKQTGTGIVVLRVLHGARDISAAF; from the coding sequence TTGGCATCGGCGTACATACATAGTTTTCCTGTCGGCAACTACACCATCTTCTACAAGCAAACCGGAACAGGCATTGTCGTGCTGCGCGTCCTGCATGGCGCACGCGACATCAGCGCAGCTTTCTGA
- a CDS encoding type II toxin-antitoxin system RelE/ParE family toxin: MAKVERTSLAESDLADIFMYIAEDNLLAAEKMLRSIGAKCDLLADKPGMGRERPELGIGVHT; encoded by the coding sequence ATGGCTAAGGTTGAACGGACTTCTCTTGCAGAATCCGACCTTGCGGATATTTTCATGTACATCGCCGAAGACAATCTGCTCGCGGCGGAAAAGATGCTGCGCTCTATCGGCGCGAAGTGCGACCTCTTGGCGGACAAGCCGGGCATGGGACGTGAGCGCCCCGAGCTTGGCATCGGCGTACATACATAG